GGACCGGGAGCCGGAACCGCCGAAGATAGTGGCACCGCGGATGAGCCGTCACCGCATCGCCCTCTTCGGCGGGACGTTGGCGTTCTATCTCGCCATCGTCTGGGCGGTGCTGATCACGTCCTGGCTGGTGGCCCTGGACTGGAAGGTCATGCTGTTCCGGCCCTACCAGCAGTGGCCCGAACTGCACGCCTTCCTGGACTACTACGTGGTGCTCGGCCAGCGCGGCCCCACAGCGGTGATGGTCGCCTGCTGGCTGGGCTGGCGCTCCTGGCGTCAGCACACGCTCCGACCGCTGCTGGTCCTCGGCACGTCCCTGCTGCTGCTCAACGTGACGGTGGGCGCGGTCAAGCTGGGGCTCGGCCGGCTCGGTCCGCACTACGCGACACAGATCGGCTCGGCCGAGATGTTCGCCGGCGGCGATATATTTCCCTCCGGGCACACCGCGAACGCCGTCGTGACCTGGGGAATCCTCGCCTATCTGGCCACCACGCCGCGCGCCAGGCGCTATCTGTCGGCGGTGTCCGCGACGGTCTCGCTGGGCGTCGGCCTCACCACCGTGTACATCGGTACGCACTGGCTCAGCGACGTCGTGCTGGGCTGGGCGGCCGGGCTGCTCATCCTGCTGGCGCTGCCCTGGTTCGAGCCGCTGATCGCCCGGACCGAGGCCTGGATCTTCGCGATGCGCGAGCGGTGGCGCGAGCGACGCGACGGCGCCGGTCCGGCGCCCGTACCCGGGGCCGGGCCGCAGCCGGTGCTGCTGCCGCAGTCGATGGCCACCGACGGCCTCGGCGCCGGGACCGTGACCGCCGCGGCCGAGCCGCCGGTGCTCCCCGCCGGACATCCGGCCTCGGGCGCCAGAGCGCGGGCCCACGGCGGGCACCCCGTGCGTCCGGGCGGTGTCCCGGTCACCCCGGCGGGCGTCCGCCGTCCGCCGCCGCCGCACACGGAGCGGGGCGCGCGCGGCACCGGCAGCCCGGCGCGCCCGATGACCGGCAGCTGATCCCGCCTCCCCGGAACCCCTGGGTGCGCACGCCGTCCCCCGCACAACGAAGGCCCCGACCACGGTCGGGGCCTTCGGTCGTCGGGGACCCGTGCGACCGGCGCGTCAGCCCGCCCAGCAGCGCGTCACCGTGTCGTCCTCGACCTGGAAGTTGATCCGGCCGTGACGGAACTCCATGGTGAGGAACGCGCCCGGGGGAACGGCCCGGACCGTGTCCCAGCCTCGGCTCCTGGCCTGCCGCTCGGCGGCGTCGGCGGCGAGGCCGACGTACGCCTCGGTGGCGTCGTCCGGCTGTGCTGGAGGGGTCGGTAGAGATGCCATACCTTCACCGTAGGCGGCCCCGGACCGTGACGGAAGGCCGGGCCGGGAGGGCGACGGGGTGGGGATACACCTGCATCTCCTCATGCCACGACGGTCACGCTTGTGTCACAGGATCCCCACACGTGCATACGCGACCCTATTCACTCGAACGGACCCGATCGGAAGCACCGGCGGACATTAACGGGAAACGCCGTTCACCGGCATGAGCAGGTGTCGGAAGCCTTCTGGAATCATGCGATGACCTGCTTCTTTTCCCGTCGCCGGGGAGTGTCGCCAGAATGACAGGGACACCGGAATTTCCCGCCCCCGTAAACCCGCCTTTCCTTTCCGCACGCTTCCCTCACCCGCCCGCCGGGCGTGGTGCGGCGGGCGGTCGCCCGACCCGGGAGTCCCACGGTCCGTCGAGCGCGCGCGTGAGCCGGTCCCGCGCCTCCCGCATCACCTCGGTCAGTTCGGGCGGCTCGATCACCTCGAAATCGATCCCCATCATCAGCACGTGGATCACCAGCACGGTGAGGTCCGGCGCCCCCGCGGTCAGCCGGCAGCTCTCCGCGTCCACGGCCTCCAGCACCCCGGCGGACGGTGACACCCGGCGGGCGGCCCGGGCCAGCGGCGCCTTCAGCAGGATCACGGCCCGGGCCGCGTACGCCGAGACCGCGACGCCCTGGGAGACGTAGGCCGCCAGATCGTCCGCCGGCGGGGGGCGCGGGGTGAAGCGGGGGCCGTGCGGCGGGGTCGGGGTGATCCGGTCCACCCGGAAGGTGCGCCAGTCCGCCCGGTCCGGGTCCCAGGCCACCAGATACCAGCGGCGCTCGGTGCAGACGAGCCGGTGCGGCTCCACGGTCCGGCGCGAGACCTCCCCGCCGTGGGTCCGGTAGGCGAACCGGAGCCGCTCCGCGTCCCGGCAGGCGGCCGCCAGCTCGGTGAGCACGGCGGGATCGACGGCGGAGTCGTCCGCCCCGTGCAGCATCGGCACGGTGAACGCGCCGAGCGCGCTCACCCGGCGGCGCAGCCGGTTCGGCAGCACCTGTTCCAGCTTGGCCAGCGCCCGTACGGAGGTCTCGCCGATGCCCTCGATGCCGTGGCCGGCGGCCGTGCGCAGGCCCACGGCGACCGCGACGGCCTCCTCGTCGTCCAGCAGCAGGGGCGGCAGCTCGGCGCCGGCGCCGAGCTGGTAGCCGCCGCCGGTGCCCCGGCTCGCGTTCACCGGATAGCCCAGGTCGCGCAGTTTGTCGACGTCCCGGCGCACCGTGCGCGGAGTGACGCCGAGCCGGTCGGCCAGGTCGGCGCCGGACCAGTCCCGGTGGGCCTGGAGCAGTGAGAGCAGGCGCAGCAGTCGTGCCGAGGTCTCCAACATACGGGCGAGTCTGCCAGGGATTGCGGACGGAAACGGTCCGCAATCCGCTCAGCCCACGACCTGCTCAGCCCTCGGTCCGCGCCGTCCTCGGTCCGCGCGGCCCTCGGTTCCCTCAGCGGTCCGCCGGTCCGGGCTCCAGCCGGAGGCAGAGGTCGTTGTCGGCGGTGTAGCAGGGAGTGGCGAGCACCCCGGGCGCCGCCGCTCGGGCCGGGTAGACGAAGGACTTGTGGCGGGACCAGACGTCGTCGAGGATGCGCGAGATCCTGACCCCGGCCGCGCCCGCAGCCGGGACCAGCCACAGCTGCCAGAGCTGCGCCTCGCGCACCGGCCCCTCGGCCGGCGGGCCGTAGGGCAGGGTGAAGGCGAAACCGCCGGACGGCCCGTCGGGGGCGAGCGGGAAGCTGTGCGCCGCCCCGGCCGGGTTCCCGGGCAGCCGGGCCTCCACGGTGGCCCCCTCCCCCACGGCGACGCCGTACAGCGCGCCCTGGACCGTCATGCCGTCCGGGCCGACGACGACGGCTCCCGCCTCGGCGTGCGGGGCCCGGACCCAGCAGCGCACGGCGAGCCGGCCGTCGGCGGTCGGGTAGGGCACCCGGGCGCTGACGCTCGCGGCTCCGGTGTCCGGGCTGCGGTCGACGAGGGCCCGCAGGTCCCGCAGCCCCGGCTCCACGGTCCGGACGGTCCCGGCTCCCGGCTCCTCGACATAGGCGTCCCAGCGCCCCTCGGACAGCCCGGTGGAGGCCGGGAGCACCGCCCGCAGCCGCCCGGGACGGGACTCGCCGAGCGGGATCCGCACCGTGCCGCCGGGCTTGCGGCCGGCCGCGCCCCGGCGCCGCAGGAGCAGCACGGACGCGGGCGCGGGGGCGGGTAGGGAGGCCGGGACGGTCAGGTCGAAGTCGAAGGTGAGCGTCCCGGCCGGGTCGGCGGCGCAGTCGGCCCGTACGGCGGCTATGGCGGGGGTCATGCGGCCCTTCCCTTGCGGAGTACGTCGGCGGCCTTGTAGCGCAGGGCGTAGGCCCCGTCGAGGACACTGCCCCGGGTGCGGTGCAGCGCGGTGCGCAGGGCGCCGTGCCCGTGCCCCTGGGCTCCGCGGGCGACGAGCTCGGTGAACAGGCTCTCGTGGCGCTCGGCGATCCGCGCCGGGTCGAAGCGGGCCGAGGCGCTCAGCGCGGCCCCGCCCATCCGGTGGCGCAGTCCGTCGTCCTCGATCAGCTGGAGGAGCGCGGCGGCGATCGCGTCCGGGTCGCCGACCGGCACCAGCCGCCCGTCGACGCCGTCCTCGACGATCTCGGCCGGCCCGTGCGGGCAGTCGGTGGCGACGACCGGCAGACCGCCGCGCATCGCCTCGACGATCGTCATGCCGAAGGACTCGCGGTCCGAAGTGACGGCGGCGATCGACCCCTTGGGCCACTCGGCCTCCATCGGGTTGGCCGAGCCCATCAGGAACACGTGGTTGTGCAGGCCGAGTTCGTCGACGAGGGTGCGCAGGGACGCCTGTTCGTCGCCGGTGGCGTCGCCGCCGCCGTAGATGCGCAGCCGCCAGTCCGGGCGGGCGGCGGACACCTGGGCGAAGGCCCGCACCAAGAGGTCGTAGCGCTTGACCCGGTGCAGCCGGCCCGCCGCGACGACCCACTTCAGGTCGCCGCTCGCGGGCGGACAGGCAGGCCGGGGAACGGCGTTGGGGATGGACTCGATCCGTACGCCGGGCAGCTTCAGCCGGCTCCGGTAGTCGTCCGCGTCGGCACGGGTGACGGTGGTGAGCGCGTCGAGCAGCGCGTACCGGTGGGCGATCTCGCGGCGCAGCCGGTAGCCGTGGCTGTCGAGCGTCAGGTGCTCCTGCCCGACGCGCACCGGTCCGCGGCGGGTCGCCCGGCTGAGGTGCACGTTGAGTCCGGGGCGGGTGCCGACGACGACGTCCGCCTCGACCGCCTGGAGATGGGCGGTGATGCGGGCGTCGGTGAGCCTGCTGTACTGCTGGTGCCGGCTGTCCCCGCGCGGGAACACCGCGGCCGGCCGGGCGTGTTCGGCGTCGTCGCCGTCGTACGTCGCGCTCTTCTTGCGCAGGTCGACGAGGTGGCGCAGCGTCACGCCGTCGGGTGCGCCGAGAACGGGGGCGTCACGGTGCCGGAAGACGGACACGATCTCGACGTCGTGCTGCTCGGCGAGCGTACGGGCGAGCGTGAACGTCGTCCGGATGGTTCCTCCGATTCCGTAGGCATTGTGCAGAAGAAAAGAAATATGCATGGTGTCGCTGTTTCCCCCTGTCGGTCCGGCCTTGTCGAGTCTGCACGTGCGGCGAATTTCTGCACGAAATGAACCGGGAAATTCCGGAGCATCCGCGACATCCCGCACGGTATCCGCGTTCCGCCGCCGAACCGCCGTTGACCTGCGGGTTCCGGAGGCGTTCAATCCGGATAGCCGCAGGCCCCGGACGTTTCGGGATCGCGCGCGGACCACCGGTTCGGCAGCGGGACGGTTACCCACCACCCGTTTCGCCAAGGCTTTACTCCGAGCTTGACGTAGAAGAATGCCGGGAGGTTGCCTGCGCCCCGGTAAAAAAACTTCCCGGCGGAACGCGAGGGCCGTGCGCCGACGGAGCGGGGCCGCGCCCCGACCGCCCGGAAGGCCGTACGTCGACTGCTCGACGTACCGATGTGTCGACCTGTGCCGCACTTCCGTGCGCCCCGGTGCGTGACCCCGGCCACGGATGGCGCGTTGTCTCTTCATGGAGCCCGGGAACCACCCGGCCCACGCACCGAGTTCGAGGAGCCCCCGTGCCGCGCATGCTCGACGTCAGCCAGGACGTACGCGCCGAGATCGGCGACGACGAAGCCGACCGGCTGCTCGTCGGCGACAACGCCCCGGGCAGTTACGACTGCACCTCCTGCCGCACCCCCGGCGACTCCGACCAGGAACGCACCAGCACGGTGCTGTTCATCGGCGACGAGACCGCCGTCCTCGCCTTCGCCCACGCGACGTGCATCCCCTCACAGGTCGTCAAGGTCGCCGAGGACCAGCTCCAGGGCGCGGTGCGCAGCATCACCGGTAGCGAGCAGAAGGATACGGAGGGGCGCATGCCCGAACAGGCCGTCCTCGGCATCACCAGCGGACTCGTCCTCATCGAGGACGA
The nucleotide sequence above comes from Streptomyces sp. NBC_01116. Encoded proteins:
- a CDS encoding phosphatase PAP2 family protein, with product MRTDIFARLDREPEPPKIVAPRMSRHRIALFGGTLAFYLAIVWAVLITSWLVALDWKVMLFRPYQQWPELHAFLDYYVVLGQRGPTAVMVACWLGWRSWRQHTLRPLLVLGTSLLLLNVTVGAVKLGLGRLGPHYATQIGSAEMFAGGDIFPSGHTANAVVTWGILAYLATTPRARRYLSAVSATVSLGVGLTTVYIGTHWLSDVVLGWAAGLLILLALPWFEPLIARTEAWIFAMRERWRERRDGAGPAPVPGAGPQPVLLPQSMATDGLGAGTVTAAAEPPVLPAGHPASGARARAHGGHPVRPGGVPVTPAGVRRPPPPHTERGARGTGSPARPMTGS
- a CDS encoding I78 family peptidase inhibitor; translation: MASLPTPPAQPDDATEAYVGLAADAAERQARSRGWDTVRAVPPGAFLTMEFRHGRINFQVEDDTVTRCWAG
- a CDS encoding helix-turn-helix transcriptional regulator, with protein sequence MLETSARLLRLLSLLQAHRDWSGADLADRLGVTPRTVRRDVDKLRDLGYPVNASRGTGGGYQLGAGAELPPLLLDDEEAVAVAVGLRTAAGHGIEGIGETSVRALAKLEQVLPNRLRRRVSALGAFTVPMLHGADDSAVDPAVLTELAAACRDAERLRFAYRTHGGEVSRRTVEPHRLVCTERRWYLVAWDPDRADWRTFRVDRITPTPPHGPRFTPRPPPADDLAAYVSQGVAVSAYAARAVILLKAPLARAARRVSPSAGVLEAVDAESCRLTAGAPDLTVLVIHVLMMGIDFEVIEPPELTEVMREARDRLTRALDGPWDSRVGRPPAAPRPAGG
- a CDS encoding transferase, which encodes MTPAIAAVRADCAADPAGTLTFDFDLTVPASLPAPAPASVLLLRRRGAAGRKPGGTVRIPLGESRPGRLRAVLPASTGLSEGRWDAYVEEPGAGTVRTVEPGLRDLRALVDRSPDTGAASVSARVPYPTADGRLAVRCWVRAPHAEAGAVVVGPDGMTVQGALYGVAVGEGATVEARLPGNPAGAAHSFPLAPDGPSGGFAFTLPYGPPAEGPVREAQLWQLWLVPAAGAAGVRISRILDDVWSRHKSFVYPARAAAPGVLATPCYTADNDLCLRLEPGPADR
- a CDS encoding glycosyltransferase family 4 protein, which codes for MHISFLLHNAYGIGGTIRTTFTLARTLAEQHDVEIVSVFRHRDAPVLGAPDGVTLRHLVDLRKKSATYDGDDAEHARPAAVFPRGDSRHQQYSRLTDARITAHLQAVEADVVVGTRPGLNVHLSRATRRGPVRVGQEHLTLDSHGYRLRREIAHRYALLDALTTVTRADADDYRSRLKLPGVRIESIPNAVPRPACPPASGDLKWVVAAGRLHRVKRYDLLVRAFAQVSAARPDWRLRIYGGGDATGDEQASLRTLVDELGLHNHVFLMGSANPMEAEWPKGSIAAVTSDRESFGMTIVEAMRGGLPVVATDCPHGPAEIVEDGVDGRLVPVGDPDAIAAALLQLIEDDGLRHRMGGAALSASARFDPARIAERHESLFTELVARGAQGHGHGALRTALHRTRGSVLDGAYALRYKAADVLRKGRAA